ATTGAAGGGCTATATGTATGGAGCACAGGAAGCCCGTGAGGCTCGGAACTCAAATAGACTTTTAGCCATACGCCTTGAAACGAACAAATCATGTAACCTCCGCTGCCGCTACTGCTATGCACAGAGTGGAGAGGGTTCGGCAAAAATAGCAGATATTAATTCCCTCAAACAGATAGTTTCGGAAGCAAAAGAACTCGGGATCAAGTCCGTAGTCGTGATAGGAGGAGGAGAACCGACACTGCATCCGAATTTCAGAGATTTGGTTGCTCATATTGATTCCCTGGGATTAATCCCTGTTGTTTTCTCGAATACGGTTTTAATAACCGAGGAACTTGCAGAATTCCTGTACGAACACAACGCCTCAGTAATGGGAAAGCTGGATTCCCTTAAGCCTGAAATTCAGGATTATCTGGCAGGGAAAGAAGGAGCCTCAGAAGAAATCAGAAAAGGGCTTGAAAACCTTCTTAAAGCAGGTTTTTCAAAACCGGCTGTGCCTGGGGAACTCCGCCTGGGAGTTTCTTTCGTCAGTAATAAAATGAATCTGAGAGAAATAGAAGAGATCTGGCATTTCTGCAGGCAAAACAATATCTTCCCCAATATGGAGATCCTAACGCCTACAGGCAGGGCAAATGATGAACTCCAGGATAAGCTGCTGACAGCTGATGAGATAAAGGAATATAAGTTAAAACTGCTGGAAATTGACCGTAAATATTACGGGTACGACTGGCTGCCCTACACACCAATTACTGCGAGCGGTTGCCTTCAGCATCTTTATAGCCTGTATATCAACATAGAAGGGAATGTCCGACCCTGTGCGCCTACAAAATTTGATGCACATCCTGCGCTAAGAGTTGACGGGGAATATCCCTACAATATAAACAAAAAGAGCCTTCGGGAGATTTATTATTCTGATCTCTTCACATATGTCCGAAATATCGATAAAGTGCTTGAGGGAAGATGCAAGAACTGTGAACATATGGAAGAGTGCATAGGCTGCCGGGGATATGCCTACAGCATAGGAGTAAACAATGGTGCCCACCCTCTCGAAGCCCTGAGAATGGAGTGCCAGCAGTGTTTCAAATAAACTGCAGGATGGGAAAAAGCAGAGTTCAGGCAAGAGGTTGAAAGAAGTAATCTAACATAGGGCTGTTGAATGGTTTGGGGGTAAGGTGAGAATTGAGCAGCACAAGAAAAGCGGTGTCTGGATAGGTTTCGGAAAATAAGGAAAAGATAGTAATTATCAGCAAGATGGAGATAGAGAAAAAACTCATTGAATGCTTGAAGAATCACGAACTCCCTGATTATCTTCTATATACAGGTGCTGGCGGAACAAAAAACTGGCTGGAACTGGATAGATCCAGGACATTTCCTGTAGCCAGGCAGCTCACATCCCTTCTGGAGAAAAATCTTGAATCACTATTGAGATTTATTCCGACAGGCATGAGCCTTGTAAGTGTTGGAGTGGGAAGTGGGGAAAAAGAGGAACTTCTTCTCAAAGCACTCATAAGGAAAAATCTGGCTGAACCCCCAGCTTCAGGAGAAGTGCCGATATGCTATTATCCTGTTGATATAAACAGCGAATTTGTGGATCTTGCCCTTGCTAAGGTCAGGGACCTGCCTGTCGAAAAGAGAGGAGTAGCTGGGTTCATAGAGGATATAGCGACCTTTAAAAAAACTGGCGCTTGCCGGTTCTTTTCTGCATTCTGGGGAACACCTTTTGCAATTACGAGCCAGAATTCATTCTTCAGCTTGTCCGTAAAACACTTGGGTAGGAGGATTTATTTCTCTTGGATGCCAGCCTTCTCCCTGCTGAAGGTCTGGAAGCACAATCTTTAGGGGAATCCATACTTAGCACATATACCTCAAGAGAGAATGCTCTCTTCAATATGTACCCTCTGCTTCATTATGGGATGAATCCTGAAGACCTCGATTTTGAACTCCTGCTTGCACATGTAGATTCAAGGATAGGATTGGTGTGCAGAACCAGGAAGCATCTGCATATCCTGAAAGACTCTGAAATTACAATTGGAGCAGAAGCCATACGCCTCAGAAGAGGAGATGTAATTCGTATGGGTTTTACTTACAAGTATACCCATGACCAGATTACGGCTTTCCTGGATATTTGCG
The Methanosarcina thermophila TM-1 genome window above contains:
- a CDS encoding radical SAM protein; this translates as MSSDALSPFLPPPILKGYMYGAQEAREARNSNRLLAIRLETNKSCNLRCRYCYAQSGEGSAKIADINSLKQIVSEAKELGIKSVVVIGGGEPTLHPNFRDLVAHIDSLGLIPVVFSNTVLITEELAEFLYEHNASVMGKLDSLKPEIQDYLAGKEGASEEIRKGLENLLKAGFSKPAVPGELRLGVSFVSNKMNLREIEEIWHFCRQNNIFPNMEILTPTGRANDELQDKLLTADEIKEYKLKLLEIDRKYYGYDWLPYTPITASGCLQHLYSLYINIEGNVRPCAPTKFDAHPALRVDGEYPYNINKKSLREIYYSDLFTYVRNIDKVLEGRCKNCEHMEECIGCRGYAYSIGVNNGAHPLEALRMECQQCFK
- a CDS encoding L-histidine N(alpha)-methyltransferase, which gives rise to MEIEKKLIECLKNHELPDYLLYTGAGGTKNWLELDRSRTFPVARQLTSLLEKNLESLLRFIPTGMSLVSVGVGSGEKEELLLKALIRKNLAEPPASGEVPICYYPVDINSEFVDLALAKVRDLPVEKRGVAGFIEDIATFKKTGACRFFSAFWGTPFAITSQNSFFSLSVKHLGRRIYFSWMPAFSLLKVWKHNL
- a CDS encoding L-histidine N(alpha)-methyltransferase, giving the protein MDASLLPAEGLEAQSLGESILSTYTSRENALFNMYPLLHYGMNPEDLDFELLLAHVDSRIGLVCRTRKHLHILKDSEITIGAEAIRLRRGDVIRMGFTYKYTHDQITAFLDICGFEILKTFLSEDQTNVIILAKRST